The Nocardioides sp. cx-173 genome segment GGCACACCTCGAGGCCGTCGTAGCCCGGGAGCATCACGTCCAGCACCACCAGGTCGGGTGCGGCCTGCGCGCACAGCGCCACCGCGGCCGGCCCGTCCCAGGCCTGCACGACGTCGTAGCCGGCCCCGCGCAGCCGGTCGGCCACCGCCTCGTTGATCACCGGCTCGTCCTCGACGACGAGGATCAACGGTGCGGTGACGGCCATGAGCCGAGCCTAGGAGTGCGATCGCCCCCAGGCGGCGGACGACTCGTGAAGGTTGTGTGCAGGTGTGCAGGCCTGGGGGTGGCGGTGCGCGCGCCGCAGGAGGACGCTGGTGCGATGAGCCAGCTGACGCCGTACCTCTGCGTGTCCGACTGCGAGATCGCCGTCGACTGGTACGTCGAGACGCTGGGCGCCAAGGTCGTCTACCCGCCGATCGTGATGCCGGACGGTCGCACCGGCCACGTGGAGCTCGCGCTGGACGGCGCGCGCTGGATGATGTCCGACGAGTTCGTCGAGCTGGGCGTCATGGCCCCGGACCCGTCCCGCGGCGCCGCGGTGACTCTGCACCTCACGCTCACCGACGTCGACGCGCTCTGCCGCCGGGTGGTCGCGGGCGGGGTCGTGCTGGACCGCGGGCCCGAGGACAGCCCGCCCGCCGGCCGGGTCGCGGTCTTCCGGGACCCGTTCGGGCACCGATGGTTCCTGAACCAGCCCCCGCCGGAGGATGTCGGCGCCGGGGCCTAGGCTCATGCCCGTGAGTGGACGATGAGCAAGATGGACGGCCTGCGCGCGATGCGCGAGGCAAAGTACGCCGCAGCCCAGAAGGCGGCCAAGGCGACCAAGCCGGCAGCCCGGCCCAAGGTGGCACCCGAGGCGAAGCCGTCCAAGGCGGCCGCGGCGGCGAAGGCCCTGGCCGCCGATCCCGGGCCGGTGACCGCGAGCGAGGAGCTGTGCGGCCACCGCAACATGAGCGGGCGCACGTGCACCCGCGAGGCCGGCCACGCGGCCAAGAGCCACCGCTACTCGTAGTCGCCGATGCCGCGGGCGTGCAGCGCGTCGCCGGTCTCGTGCGCGCGGGCGACGACCCGGACCACGAACGGCGTGAGGTAGGCGCGGGGGTGGCGGCCCAGGCCGCGGGCGCGGGCCGCGTCGCGGGTCTCGAGCGCCAGTGCGACCGTGCCGGGCAGTGACTGGATCGCGAGGGCGAAGGTCAACGCGACCCGGTCGGGGTCGACGCCGACCCGACGCAGCGGCCGGATCCAGCGCACCAGCGCGTCCAGCATCGCGTTGACCGGGGTCGTCGCGCTGACGAGCACGGCCGCGAGCGCGAGCGCCAGCAGGTCGACGAGGGTCTCGACGGCCTTGTCGCGGCCGTACCACCACCACTGCAGCCCCGCGACGAAGACCGCGAAGAGCAGCACGACCCGGGCAGCGCGGACCAGCACCGCGAGCCGTACCCGCGCCAGCAGGGCGAGGAGGATGGCGACCGCGAGGAAGACCCAGGACGCGCCGACGTCGCGGACCAGGACGACGGTCAGGCTGAAGGCCCCCAGGCCGATCACCTTCACGCCGACCGGCAGCCGGTGCAGGAGGGTCTCGCCCGGCTGGTAGACGCCGACCAGGATCGAGCCGCTCACGCCGTGGCCGACGCGACGTAGTGGTCGACGGCGGCGTCGGCGCCGCCGTCGAAGACGACCCGGGCGTCGTCGACGACGAGCACCCGGTCGCAGCGGCGGGCGAGCTCGAGGTCGTGGGTGACCAGGACCAGCTGCTGCTCCAGCCCGAACAGCAGCTCGGCCACGCGCCGGGTGTTGGCCAGATCCAGCAGCGTGGTCGGCTCATCGGCGACCAGCACCGACGGCTCAGTGGCCAGCACCCCGGCCAGCGCGAGCAGCTGCTTCTGACCGCCCGAGAGGGCGTGCACGCTGACGTGGGCGTGGCCGGCCAGGCCGAACCGCTCGAGCACCGCCAGCGCCAGCTCGCGTCGGCGACCAGCGTGGCGCTCCTTCCTGCGCAGCGACAGCTCGACGTCCTCGACGCAGGTCGGCATCACCAGCTGCGCGGCCGGGTCGGTGAACGCGAACGCCACCAGCCGGCGTACGGCGGAGCCCTGGCGCGCGACGTCCAGCCCGTCCACGAGGACCCGGCCCGCGGTGGGGGACACCAGGCCGTTGAGCAGTCGCGCCAGGGTCGACTTGCCGGAGCCGTTGGCGCCGATGACGCCGACGCGCCGCTCGGTCAGTGTCAGCGTGGTGGGGCCCAGGATGGTGCGCTCGCCGTCGGGGACGTCGACGGTGACGGCCGCGCCGTCCAGCTCGATCCTCGCCATGGCGCGGAGACTAGCGGCGGGGATGGAGCAGCTGCGGGAAGGCCCGGTGCACCTCGGCGGCGATCAGCGCGACGAGCGTCGTCTTGACCAGGTCGCCGAGCCAGAACGGGGCGTCGTAGCCGACCGCGTCCGACCACGGCACGTCGAAGAAGAGCTTCATCCCGACGATGCCCATCGGGTGGACGACGAGGACGCTGCCGGCGAGCGAGCACAGGAAGACGAACACGGCGCGGGTCTTGCGCGCGCGCCCGGCGACGTACCTGACCAGGAAGCCGGCGAGGGCGGCGGCGAACGGGAAGGACCACAGGTAGCCCGCGCTGGCACCGGTGAAGACGCCGAGGCCCGAGGAGTGCTCGGCGAAGACCGGCAGCCCGATGGCGCCCAGGCCGAGGTACAGCGCGGCCGCGAGGAAGCCGCGCACCGGTCCGAGCAGGCAGCCGGCGAGCATGAGCGCGAAGCTCTGCAGGGTGATCGGCACCCCCGCGCCGCCGACCGGGATGGCGCCGACGTAGGCGCAGGCCGAGATGAGCGCGGCGAACGCCGCGATCAAAGCCAGGTCCGTCGTCGACAGGCGCGGGCGCCGCTCGCTGCGAGTGCCGGGGGTCTCGGTCACGCTCATGCCTGGTCCTCCGGATCGGCACCTGAACGGTGGTCAGGTGAACGGTGTTCAGGCTAGGGTGAGTCCGCCGCTGCCGTCAACGAGGTGGGAGGAGCGACATGCGCTATCACCGCCAGGACGTCGTCGAGCGGGCGATCGAGGTGCTCGACCGCTACGGGCTCTCGGACCTGACGATGCGCCGCCTGGGCAGCGAGCTGGGCGTGCAGCCCAGCGCGCTCTACCACCACTTCGCCAACAAGCAGAGCTTGCTGGCCGCTGTCGCCGACGAGGTCCTCGCGCGCGGGGCGCGGCCCATGCCCGAGCGGCGGTGGGACGCGCGCGTGGTCGCGGTGTGCACCCAGCTGCGCGACGCGATGCTGGCCTACCGCGACGGCGCCGACCTCGTGGCCACGGTGCACGCGTTCGGCCTCGGCGCCTCGGCGCCGTACGACGCGCTGCTGGA includes the following:
- a CDS encoding TetR/AcrR family transcriptional regulator C-terminal domain-containing protein, coding for MRYHRQDVVERAIEVLDRYGLSDLTMRRLGSELGVQPSALYHHFANKQSLLAAVADEVLARGARPMPERRWDARVVAVCTQLRDAMLAYRDGADLVATVHAFGLGASAPYDALLDALARGGFPDDLSRTAARTLLHFVFGHAIDEQAHLQAGSAGAIDDEPRDASDFDLGLALVVDGIRLRQPTDLHQQL
- a CDS encoding energy-coupling factor transporter transmembrane component T family protein — translated: MSGSILVGVYQPGETLLHRLPVGVKVIGLGAFSLTVVLVRDVGASWVFLAVAILLALLARVRLAVLVRAARVVLLFAVFVAGLQWWWYGRDKAVETLVDLLALALAAVLVSATTPVNAMLDALVRWIRPLRRVGVDPDRVALTFALAIQSLPGTVALALETRDAARARGLGRHPRAYLTPFVVRVVARAHETGDALHARGIGDYE
- a CDS encoding VOC family protein, encoding MSQLTPYLCVSDCEIAVDWYVETLGAKVVYPPIVMPDGRTGHVELALDGARWMMSDEFVELGVMAPDPSRGAAVTLHLTLTDVDALCRRVVAGGVVLDRGPEDSPPAGRVAVFRDPFGHRWFLNQPPPEDVGAGA
- a CDS encoding energy-coupling factor ABC transporter ATP-binding protein; this translates as MARIELDGAAVTVDVPDGERTILGPTTLTLTERRVGVIGANGSGKSTLARLLNGLVSPTAGRVLVDGLDVARQGSAVRRLVAFAFTDPAAQLVMPTCVEDVELSLRRKERHAGRRRELALAVLERFGLAGHAHVSVHALSGGQKQLLALAGVLATEPSVLVADEPTTLLDLANTRRVAELLFGLEQQLVLVTHDLELARRCDRVLVVDDARVVFDGGADAAVDHYVASATA
- a CDS encoding biotin transporter BioY, producing MSVTETPGTRSERRPRLSTTDLALIAAFAALISACAYVGAIPVGGAGVPITLQSFALMLAGCLLGPVRGFLAAALYLGLGAIGLPVFAEHSSGLGVFTGASAGYLWSFPFAAALAGFLVRYVAGRARKTRAVFVFLCSLAGSVLVVHPMGIVGMKLFFDVPWSDAVGYDAPFWLGDLVKTTLVALIAAEVHRAFPQLLHPRR